One Prunus dulcis chromosome 7, ALMONDv2, whole genome shotgun sequence DNA segment encodes these proteins:
- the LOC117635911 gene encoding 2-alkenal reductase (NADP(+)-dependent)-like, with amino-acid sequence MAASTGGGVGAEDVVRNKQVILRDYVSGFPKESDMQVTTGTTKLNLPEGSTAGVLVKNLYLSCDPYMRSRMTKRDPGASYVDSFNAGSPITGYGVAKVLESANPKFKQGDLVWGMTGWEEYSIITATDSLFKIHNTDVPLSYYTGILGMPGMTAYAGFYEVCSPKKGETVYVSAASGAVGQLVGQFAKLSGCYVVGSAGTKEKVDLLKKKFGFDGAFNYKEEPDLDAALKRFFPEGIDIYFENVGGKMLDAVLPNMRVHGRIAVCGMISQYNLEQPEGVHNLMYLIIKQIRMEGFLVFNYYHLYGKFLEMVLPAIKEGKITYVEDVVEGLESAPAALIGLFAGRNVGKQVVLVSRE; translated from the exons ATGGCGGCGAGTACTGGTGGTGGAGTAGGAGCAGAGGACGTGGTGAGGAACAAGCAGGTGATTCTGAGAGACTATGTCTCCGGCTTCCCCAAAGAGTCTGACATGCAAGTGACCACTGGCACTACCAAGCTGAATCTTCCAGAAGGTTCCACTGCTGGGGTTTTGGTGAAGAACCTCTACCTCTCCTGCGACCCTTATATGAGAAGCCGCATGACCAAGCGCGACCCTGGCGCCAGTTATGTCGACTCCTTCAACGCCGGTTCG CCTATAACTGGATATGGAGTCGctaaagttttggaatctgcTAATCCCAAGTTTAAGCAAGGCGACTTGGTTTGGGGGATGACTGGGTGGGAAGAATACAGCATCATCACTGCAACAGACTCTCTCTTTAAGATTCACAACACTGATGTGCCCCTCTCTTACTATACTGGAATTCTAG GTATGCCTGGAATGACTGCTTATGCTGGTTTTTATGAGGTTTGCTCTCCTAAGAAGGGAGAGACAGTGTATGTTTCAGCAGCATCTGGAGCAGTAGGTCAGCTTGTTGGCCAATTTGCAAAGTTGTCTGGTTGCTATGTTGTTGGTAGTGCTGGAACCAAAGAAAAG GTTGATCTGCTGAAGAAAAAGTTTGGGTTTGACGGCGCTTTCAATTATAAAGAAGAACCTGATTTGGATGCAGCTTTAAAAAG GTTCTTTCCTGAGGGCATCGATATATACTTTGAAAATGTTGGGGGAAAGATGCTTGATGCAGTGCTGCCGAACATGAGGGTCCATGGTCGGATTGCAGTCTGTGGGATGATCTCACAGTACAACCTGGAGCAGCCAGAAGGGGTACATAATTTAATGTATCTGATCATTAAACAGATCCGCATGGAAGGTTTCCTGGTTTTTAATTACTATCATCTTTACGGGAAGTTTCTTGAAATGGTTTTGCCTGCCATAAAAGAAGGGAAGATAACATACGTGGAAGATGTAGTTGAAGGGCTTGAGAGCGCTCCAGCAGCTCTGATTGGGCTCTTTGCGGGGCGCAATGTAGGAAAGCAGGTGGTTCTAGTTTCCCGAGAATGA